The following are encoded together in the Humulus lupulus chromosome 5, drHumLupu1.1, whole genome shotgun sequence genome:
- the LOC133778533 gene encoding aluminum-activated malate transporter 9-like isoform X1, translating into MNGKKGSIEIDIPSLAVAANKKSGDGGGGGGAGILISCQGWIKSVWEFAKEDTNRVTFSLKVGLAVLLVSLLILFRAPYEVFGTNIIWSILTVAIMFEYTVGATFNRGFNRALGSLLAGVLAIGVAQLALCAGRVAEPIIIGISIFFVGAVTSFMKLWPSLVPYEYGFRVILFTYCLIIVSGYRMGNPIRTSMDRLYSIAIGGVVAVLVNVLVCPIWAGEQLHKEIVKNFNSVADSLEECVRKYLQDDGSEHPEFLKTVMDEFPDEPAYKKCKTTLNSSAKLENLANSAKWEPPHGRFRHFFYPWSEYVKVGAVLRYCAYEVMALHGVLHSEIQAPYNLRIAFQSEIQDATNQAAELLRVLGKDICNMNRSFKTSLLKKVHSSAVKLQRAVDLHSYLLTSPSCSDVLPSVADNASKPLPKLSPTMSSTLIDINQLLACGEFDNNNNNNDMNSNNQMLQTQNSTVESYHELMRKQSRRLHSWPSRQVDAFYEEDGASNTDLLPRMKALESTASLSLVNFTSLLIEFVARLDHLVEAVDELSKLAKFKHDGRH; encoded by the exons ATGAATGGAAAAAAGGGTAGTATTGAGATTGACATTCCTTCATTGGCGGTGGCGGCCAACAAGAAGTCCGGTGAtggtggcggtggtggtggtgcAGGGATCTTGATTTCATGTCAAGGTTGGATTAAGAGCGTGTGGGAATTTGCTAAAGAAGACACCAATAGGGTAACATTCTCACTAAAAGTGGGGCTTGCTGTGTTGCTTGTGTCTTTGCTCATTCTGTTCCGAGCACCATATGAAGTCTTTGGCACCAACATCATTTGGTCCATCCTCACTGTTGCCATTATGTTCGAATACACAGTTG GAGCAACATTTAACAGAGGATTTAATCGAGCTCTTGGGAGTTTACTAGCTGGAGTATTGGCCATTGGTGTAGCTCAACTGGCCCTTTGTGCTGGCCGGGTAGCTGAACCTATCATCATTGGCATTAGCATTTTTTTCgttg GGGCTGTAACATCGTTCATGAAATTATGGCCATCTTTAGTGCCATATGAATATGGATTCAGGGTCATACTTTTCACCTACTGTTTGATCATAGTTTCTGGTTACCGGATGGGAAATCCAATACGGACTTCCATGGACAGGCTTTACTCGATCGCCATTGGAGGAGTTGTGGCAGTACTAGTGAATGTGCTGGTTTGTCCAATCTGGGCTGGAGAGCAGTTGCACAAGGAGATAGTTAAGAATTTCAACTCAGTGGCTGACTCACTTGAAG AATGTGTGAGAAAATATTTACAAGACGACGGATCAGAACATCCTGAGTTCCTCAAAACTGTCATGGATGAGTTCCCAGATGAGCCTGCTTACAAGAAGTGCAAGACCACATTGAACTCCTCAGCTAAATTGGAGAATTTG GCTAATTCTGCAAAGTGGGAGCCACCACACGGCAGGTTCCGTCATTTCTTCTATCCCTGGTCGGAGTATGTCAAAGTAGGAGCAGTTTTGAGATATTGTGCTTATGAGGTCATGGCACTTCATGGTGTTCTACACTCTGAAATCCAG GCACCATACAACCTCCGAATCGCATTCCAGTCCGAGATTCAGGATGCAACAAACCAGGCTGCAGAATTACTCAGGGTCTTAGGCAAAGACATATGCAACATGAATCGAAGTTTCAAAACTTCCTTACTCAAGAAAGTACACAGCTCTGCCGTGAAGCTGCAGCGTGCAGTAGACCTGCACTCGTATCTCCTCACATCCCCCTCCTGCTCTGATGTCCTTCCTTCAGTAGCTGACAACGCTTCAAAGCCGCTCCCCAAGCTCTCTCCCACCATGTCATCCACTCTCATCGACATCAACCAGCTACTGGCCTGTGGTGAATTtgataacaacaacaacaacaatgacATGAACTCAAATAACCAGATGCTGCAGACACAAAACTCAACAGTTGAATCTTACCATGAGCTGATGAGAAAGCAGTCGAGAAGGCTGCATTCCTGGCCATCGAGACAAGTGGATGCTTTTTATGAAGAAGATGGGGCCTCGAATACGGACCTGTTACCCAGAATGAAAGCTTTGGAAAGCACTGCATCACTGTCACTGGTCAACTTCACTTCCTTGCTGATTGAGTTCGTGGCAAGGCTTGACCACTTAGTTGAAGCAGTTGATGAGCTTTCTAAGTTGGCTAAGTTCAAACATGACGGACGACACTAA
- the LOC133778533 gene encoding aluminum-activated malate transporter 9-like isoform X2, with amino-acid sequence MNGKKGSIEIDIPSLAVAANKKSGDGGGGGGAGILISCQGWIKSVWEFAKEDTNRVTFSLKVGLAVLLVSLLILFRAPYEVFGTNIIWSILTVAIMFEYTVGAVTSFMKLWPSLVPYEYGFRVILFTYCLIIVSGYRMGNPIRTSMDRLYSIAIGGVVAVLVNVLVCPIWAGEQLHKEIVKNFNSVADSLEECVRKYLQDDGSEHPEFLKTVMDEFPDEPAYKKCKTTLNSSAKLENLANSAKWEPPHGRFRHFFYPWSEYVKVGAVLRYCAYEVMALHGVLHSEIQAPYNLRIAFQSEIQDATNQAAELLRVLGKDICNMNRSFKTSLLKKVHSSAVKLQRAVDLHSYLLTSPSCSDVLPSVADNASKPLPKLSPTMSSTLIDINQLLACGEFDNNNNNNDMNSNNQMLQTQNSTVESYHELMRKQSRRLHSWPSRQVDAFYEEDGASNTDLLPRMKALESTASLSLVNFTSLLIEFVARLDHLVEAVDELSKLAKFKHDGRH; translated from the exons ATGAATGGAAAAAAGGGTAGTATTGAGATTGACATTCCTTCATTGGCGGTGGCGGCCAACAAGAAGTCCGGTGAtggtggcggtggtggtggtgcAGGGATCTTGATTTCATGTCAAGGTTGGATTAAGAGCGTGTGGGAATTTGCTAAAGAAGACACCAATAGGGTAACATTCTCACTAAAAGTGGGGCTTGCTGTGTTGCTTGTGTCTTTGCTCATTCTGTTCCGAGCACCATATGAAGTCTTTGGCACCAACATCATTTGGTCCATCCTCACTGTTGCCATTATGTTCGAATACACAGTTG GGGCTGTAACATCGTTCATGAAATTATGGCCATCTTTAGTGCCATATGAATATGGATTCAGGGTCATACTTTTCACCTACTGTTTGATCATAGTTTCTGGTTACCGGATGGGAAATCCAATACGGACTTCCATGGACAGGCTTTACTCGATCGCCATTGGAGGAGTTGTGGCAGTACTAGTGAATGTGCTGGTTTGTCCAATCTGGGCTGGAGAGCAGTTGCACAAGGAGATAGTTAAGAATTTCAACTCAGTGGCTGACTCACTTGAAG AATGTGTGAGAAAATATTTACAAGACGACGGATCAGAACATCCTGAGTTCCTCAAAACTGTCATGGATGAGTTCCCAGATGAGCCTGCTTACAAGAAGTGCAAGACCACATTGAACTCCTCAGCTAAATTGGAGAATTTG GCTAATTCTGCAAAGTGGGAGCCACCACACGGCAGGTTCCGTCATTTCTTCTATCCCTGGTCGGAGTATGTCAAAGTAGGAGCAGTTTTGAGATATTGTGCTTATGAGGTCATGGCACTTCATGGTGTTCTACACTCTGAAATCCAG GCACCATACAACCTCCGAATCGCATTCCAGTCCGAGATTCAGGATGCAACAAACCAGGCTGCAGAATTACTCAGGGTCTTAGGCAAAGACATATGCAACATGAATCGAAGTTTCAAAACTTCCTTACTCAAGAAAGTACACAGCTCTGCCGTGAAGCTGCAGCGTGCAGTAGACCTGCACTCGTATCTCCTCACATCCCCCTCCTGCTCTGATGTCCTTCCTTCAGTAGCTGACAACGCTTCAAAGCCGCTCCCCAAGCTCTCTCCCACCATGTCATCCACTCTCATCGACATCAACCAGCTACTGGCCTGTGGTGAATTtgataacaacaacaacaacaatgacATGAACTCAAATAACCAGATGCTGCAGACACAAAACTCAACAGTTGAATCTTACCATGAGCTGATGAGAAAGCAGTCGAGAAGGCTGCATTCCTGGCCATCGAGACAAGTGGATGCTTTTTATGAAGAAGATGGGGCCTCGAATACGGACCTGTTACCCAGAATGAAAGCTTTGGAAAGCACTGCATCACTGTCACTGGTCAACTTCACTTCCTTGCTGATTGAGTTCGTGGCAAGGCTTGACCACTTAGTTGAAGCAGTTGATGAGCTTTCTAAGTTGGCTAAGTTCAAACATGACGGACGACACTAA
- the LOC133778532 gene encoding uncharacterized protein LOC133778532 → MDDRFQNLGFAANYSSNAFEVLGSKQFRVVGAESHADTILCLNSPGCIPFMSSSKGTKRKWSSIDPSVCQQVGSSLSLGLGRSSSSSDSKGSSATACTTMSSAKETDEESSMDLELDFSLHLGNEKLPSPKKHATSILKALEVLPKVDLELSLSTGLSESEITSVHPSSSSLQSGVEIPLSAFVGNNADEGSTSCPWKQGIIVPPLPTSSIAGDAILFKQVPQKVDPTPIVLDLSSSVLSTPKSSVTCTSGLTIQQQLTQHRSTSSKTCQIEGCGKGARGASGRCISHGGGRRCQKQGCHKGAEGRTVYCKAHGGGRRCEFLGCTKSAEGRTDYCIAHGGGRRCNHEGGCSRAARGKSGLCIRHGGGKRCQKENCTKSAEGLSGLCISHGGGRRCQATGCTKGAQGSTMYCKAHGGGKRCTALGCTKGAEGSTPFCKGHGGGKRCAFQSGGVCTKSVHGGTNFCVAHGGGKRCAMPECTKSARGRTDYCVRHGGGKRCKFDGCGKSAQGSTDFCKAHGGGNRCSWGHPGSEFGSCADPCNSFARGKTGLCALHSGLVQDKRVHGGATIVTLVQDTKLEKMKEVVPVDMNIDVSKLGSSFTTSAGGTSFGLNQFGGPSNFSVGEGRVHGGSHFIKVSSVLGASSNKSVKDAREPVKSYIIPQNWM, encoded by the coding sequence ATGGATGATAGGTTCCAGAACTTGGGTTTTGCTGCTAATTATTCTTCAAATGCATTTGAGGTTTTGGGTTCTAAGCAATTTAGGGTAGTTGGAGCTGAGTCTCATGCAGATACTATCTTGTGTCTAAACTCCCCTGGCTGCATTCCTTTTATGTCAAGCTCGAAGGGAACTAAACGGAAGTGGAGTTCGATTGATCCATCTGTCTGCCAGCAAGTTGGCTCGTCGCTATCTCTCGGGCTTGGCCGATCTTCAAGTTCCTCGGACAGCAAGGGAAGTTCAGCAACTGCTTGCACTACAATGTCTTCAGCTAAAGAAACTGACGAGGAGTCCTCAATGGATCTTGAATTGGATTTTTCTTTACATCTTGGCAATGAAAAATTGCCCAGCCCAAAGAAACATGCTACTTCAATCTTGAAAGCATTGGAGGTGCTGCCCAAAGTTGACTTGGAGTTAAGTCTCTCCACTGGCCTCTCTGAATCTGAAATCACTAGTGTTCATCCGAGTTCCAGTTCGCTTCAGTCTGGAGTAGAGATACCACTATCAGCTTTTGTGGGTAATAATGCAGATGAAGGATCAACATCATGTCCTTGGAAACAAGGGATTATTGTGCCACCATTGCCAACATCATCCATTGCAGGGGATGCCATCCTATTTAAACAGGTCCCCCAAAAAGTTGATCCAACTCCCATTGTTCTGGACCTCTCATCAAGTGTATTAAGCACACCAAAAAGCTCAGTCACCTGTACTTCCGGGTTAACAATACAGCAGCAATTAACGCAACATCGCAGCACTAGTTCAAAGACATGTCAGATTGAGGGATGTGGAAAGGGAGCCAGAGGTGCTTCTGGCCGCTGCATATCTCATGGTGGAGGTCGTAGGTGTCAAAAACAAGGTTGTCACAAGGGTGCTGAGGGCAGAACTGTGTACTGCAAGGCCCATGGGGGTGGTCGGCGGTGTGAATTCCTTGGTTGCACAAAGAGTGCAGAGGGACGTACAGATTATTGTATTGCTCATGGTGGTGGTCGGAGATGCAATCATGAGGGTGGTTGCTCTCGAGCTGCCAGAGGCAAGTCAGGACTGTGTATCAGGCATGGTGGTGGCAAGAGATGTCAAAAAGAAAACTGCACAAAGAGTGCAGAAGGGTTATCAGGCCTTTGTATATCACATGGAGGTGGCCGACGCTGCCAAGCTACAGGGTGCACAAAAGGAGCACAAGGAAGCACCATGTACTGTAAAGCTCATGGTGGAGGAAAAAGGTGCACTGCTCTaggatgcaccaaaggagccgAAGGGAGCACTCCTTTCTGCAAGGGCCATGGTGGGGGCAAAAGATGTGCTTTTCAAAGTGGCGGGGTTTGTACAAAGAGCGTCCATGGGGGTACTAATTTCTGTGTGGCACACGGAGGAGGTAAGAGGTGTGCCATGCCTGAGTGCACTAAAAGTGCTAGGGGACGGACTGACTACTGTGTTCGCCATGGCGGGGGGAAGCGATGCAAGTTTGATGGGTGTGGCAAGAGTGCACAAGGCAGCACTGATTTTTGCAAGGCGCATGGTGGAGGAAATCGATGCTCTTGGGGCCATCCAGGATCAGAATTCGGCAGCTGTGCGGATCCTTGTAACTCATTTGCAAGGGGAAAAACAGGCCTCTGTGCACTCCACAGTGGCCTGGTGCAGGACAAGAGAGTTCATGGAGGTGCTACCATAGTAACTTTAGTTCAGGACACCAAACTCGAGAAGATGAAAGAGGTTGTTCCAGTGGACATGAACATTGATGTGTCAAAACTGGGAAGCAGCTTCACAACTTCAGCAGGCGGCACAAGTTTTGGCTTGAATCAATTTGGCGGCCCAAGTAATTTCTCAGTTGGGGAAGGTCGGGTCCATGGCGGAAGTCACTTCATCAAGGTCAGTTCTGTTCTCGGAGCAAGCAGCAACAAAAGTGTCAAGGACGCTCGGGAGCCAGTGAAATCGTACATTATTCCTCAGAATTGGATGTAA